The Lycium ferocissimum isolate CSIRO_LF1 chromosome 1, AGI_CSIRO_Lferr_CH_V1, whole genome shotgun sequence genome includes a region encoding these proteins:
- the LOC132050257 gene encoding alcohol dehydrogenase class-3, translated as MATQGQVITCKAAVAWEPNKPLVIEDVQVAPPQAGEVRVKVLYTALCHTDAYTWSGKDPEGLFPCVLGHEAAGIVESVGEGVTEVQPGDHVIPCYQAECRECKFCKSGKTNLCGKVRAATGVGVMMTDRKSRFSINGKPIYHFMGTSTFSQYTVVHDVSVAKIDPVAPLEKVCLLGCGVPTGLGAVWNTAKVEPGSIVAVFGLGTVGLAVAEGAKTAGASRIIGIDIDSKKFDRAKNFGVTEFINPKEHEKPIQQVIVDLTDGGVDYSFECIGNVSVMRAALECCHKGWGTSVIVGVAASGQEISTRPFQLVTGRVWKGTAFGGFKSRSQVPTLVDKYLKKEIKVDEYITHNMTFADINKAFDLMHDGDCLRVVLDMFA; from the exons ATGGCTACACAAGGTCAAGTCATCACCTGCAAAG CTGCGGTGGCCTGGGAACCCAACAAGCCATTGGTGATAGAGGATGTACAGGTGGCACCACCACAGGCCGGTGAAGTTCGTGTTAAAGTTCTTTATACTGCTCTCTGCCATACTGATGCTTATACCTGGAGTGGCAAG GATCCTGAGGGTCTCTTCCCATGTGTTCTTGGTCATGAGGCTGCAGG GATAGTAGAAAGTGTTGGTGAAGGAGTGACCGAGGTTCAGCCGGGAGACCATGTTATACCTTGTTACCAGGCAGAATGCAGAGAATGCAAGTTCTGCAAATCAGGAAAGACCAACCTTTGTGGTAAAGTAAGGGCTGCTACTGGAGTGGGAGTTATGATGACTGACCGCAAGAGTCGATTCTCAATCAATGGAAAGCCGATCTATCATTTCATGGGAACTTCAACCTTCAGTCAGTACACCGTTGTTCATGATGTTAGTGTTGCAAAGATTGACCCAGTAGCTCCTCTGGAGAAAGTCTGCCTTCTTGGATGTGGTGTTCCAACCG GCCTTGGAGCTGTTTGGAACACTGCCAAAGTTGAACCAGGTTCCATTGTTGCTGTCTTTGGCCTGGGAACAGTTGGTCTTGCT GTGGCGGAGGGTGCAAAAACTGCTGGTGCTTCGCGGATTATTGGGATTGATATTGACAGCAAAAAGTTCGATAGAG CCAAAAATTTTGGTGTGACCGAATTCATCAATCCTAAGGAGCATGAGAAACCAATACAGCAAGTCATTGTGGATCTTACAGACGGGGGTGTTGATTACAGTTTTGAGTGCATTGGAAACGTATCTGTTATGAGGGCTGCTTTAGAGTGCTGTCACAAG GGTTGGGGAACCTCAGTGATTGTAGGTGTTGCTGCGTCTGGTCAGGAGATATCCACTCGTCCATTTCAGCTGGTGACTGGTCGTGTTTGGAAGGGAACCGCTTTTGGTGGTTTCAAAAGCCGATCACAAGTTCCTACGCTCGTGGACAAGTATTTGAAGAAG GAAATCAAGGTGGATGAGTACATCACTCATAATATGACGTTTGCGGACATAAACAAAGCTTTTGACTTGATGCATGATGGGGATTGCCTCCGGGTTGTCCTGGATATGTTTGCATGA
- the LOC132050264 gene encoding uncharacterized protein LOC132050264, whose translation MALWMEAGSEPKTEKELADLDAISALKESTALELKENGNEYVKMGKKHYSDAIDCYTRAINQNALSDAEQSILYSNRAHVNLLLGNYRRALQDAEDATKLNPSNVKALYRAAKASFSLNLLAEAKGLCEKGLQHSSSNEELKKLAKQIDIQKSEKERRDAEVSKAVSSAKALVSAFESRGLKIGKPMYQELTGLKKPTLDRSNILHWPVLLLYPEVMSSDFIEEFCETDMFSAHLDMMFSEGCPPLPWDKENAYTRDAIELYYEACAGVCLSKRDILRYLLEGTAASHVEDFGDEESGSAQSLTKANISQADAARWVKINEKRTLYNVLKEPSCVVPGIPVFWVVSRNSSFYKDFKSGNWSPPELA comes from the exons ATGGCGTTATGGATGGAAGCTGGTTCAGAACCAAAAACAGAGAAAGAATTAGCTGACCTTGATGCTATCTCTGCTCTCAAAGAATCTACCGCTCTTGAACTTAAG GAAAATGGCAACGAATATGTCAAGATGGGCAAGAAGCATTATTCGGATGCTATTGATTGCTATACCAGGGCAATAAATCAGAATGCTTTAAGTGATGCTGAGCAGTCAATTCTCTATTCAAACAGAGCTCATGTCAATCTTCTCTTGGGAAATTATAGACGTGCACTCCAGGATGCAGAAGACGCAACCAAATTAAATCCAAGTAATGTTAAG GCTCTTTATAGAGCAGCAAAAGCATCATTTTCCCTGAATCTGTTGGCTGAAGCAAAAGGGCTCTGCGAGAAAGGTCTTCAGCACTCGTCATCTAATGAAGAACTGAAGAAGCTTGCTAAGCAGATTGATATACAAAAATCAGAAAAGGAACGGCGTGATGCTGAAGTGTCTAAAGCAGTATCTTCTGCTAAG GCCCTTGTTTCTGCATTCGAGAGTAGAGGATTGAAGATTGGGAAGCCCATGTATCAAGAACTCACTGGACTGAAAAAGCCAACATTAGACAGAAGTAATATTCTTCATTGGCCCGTTCTTCTTCTGTATCCAGAGGTTATGTCCAGCGACTTCATAGAGGAGTTCTGTGAGACTGACATGTTTTCAGCGCATCTTGATATGAT GTTTTCAGAAGGTTGTCCACCTCTGCCATGGGATAAAGAAAATGCTTACACTCGTGATGCTATTGAGTTGTATTATGAG GCTTGTGCTGGTGTCTGTTTATCCAAGCGAGATATTCTTCGCTATCTGTTGGAAGGAACAGCTGCTTCTCATGTAGAAGACTTTGGTGATGAGGAGAGTGGTTCTGCTCAGAGTTTAACCAAGGCTAACATTTCACAAG CGGATGCTGCTAGATGGGTCAAAATTAATGAGAAGAGAACACTTTATAACGTTCTAAAGGAACCAAGTTGTGTAGTTCCCGGGATTCCTG TGTTTTGGGTTGTCTCACGGAACTCCAGCTTCTATAAAGACTTCAAATCTGGAAATTGGTCCCCTCCAGAACTGGCATGA